Proteins co-encoded in one Kribbella solani genomic window:
- the mdlC gene encoding benzoylformate decarboxylase yields MQTVLSATFDVLRTNGLTTIFGNPGSNELPFIGQLPPDFNYVLGLNEGVVVGIADGFAQASNAPALVNLHSAAGTGNAMGALTNAWYAHSPLVVTAGQQVRAHLGGEAMLSNVQATVLPQPLVKLALEPALPADVPRSMAQAVHTAMGPPRGPVYLSIPYDDWDQELDADAPSIADRQVRHGGRLAAEDLDHIVARLRAATRPALVLGGDVDATEANELAVTLADRASVPTWIAPSPYRCPFPTRHPRFQGVLPTSMRGLADVLAGHDLILVIGAPVFRYHHYQPGPILPDGTSLIQLTSDPGEAARAWAGDAYVCDIPSALAGLIERLPETGAASVPRRTSGPRQDEDNWPVAPARVFDTLNSVVPDSTIYVTESTSTTDAFWDTINLADQGSYYFAAAGGLGFGMPGALGVKLASPDRKVVALIGDGAANFSIPALWTAARYGIDVTYLILQNETYGALRPFAASMGITAVPGLDISGIDFCSIAAGYGVPAERVGSGRELAGVLKQAMDSPGPRVIVVPTSLDQRRW; encoded by the coding sequence ATGCAGACAGTACTGTCCGCCACCTTCGACGTCCTGCGTACGAACGGCCTGACGACGATCTTCGGCAACCCCGGTTCGAACGAGCTGCCCTTCATCGGGCAGCTGCCGCCGGACTTCAACTATGTACTGGGGCTGAACGAAGGCGTCGTGGTCGGCATCGCCGACGGCTTCGCCCAGGCGTCGAACGCGCCGGCCCTGGTGAACCTGCACTCGGCAGCCGGCACCGGCAACGCCATGGGCGCGCTCACGAACGCGTGGTACGCCCACAGCCCGCTGGTGGTCACCGCCGGGCAACAGGTTCGCGCGCACCTGGGCGGCGAGGCGATGCTCAGCAACGTCCAGGCCACTGTCCTGCCGCAGCCGCTGGTGAAACTGGCCCTCGAACCGGCGCTGCCGGCCGACGTGCCGCGCTCGATGGCGCAGGCCGTCCACACCGCGATGGGCCCGCCCCGCGGACCGGTCTACCTCTCGATCCCGTACGACGACTGGGATCAGGAGCTCGACGCCGACGCGCCATCGATCGCGGACCGGCAGGTCCGGCACGGCGGCCGCCTGGCAGCGGAGGACCTCGATCACATCGTGGCCCGGCTGCGGGCCGCCACCCGGCCCGCGCTGGTCCTCGGCGGCGACGTCGACGCGACCGAGGCGAACGAACTCGCGGTGACGCTCGCCGATCGCGCGTCGGTCCCGACGTGGATCGCCCCGTCGCCGTACCGCTGTCCGTTCCCGACCCGGCACCCGCGCTTCCAGGGCGTACTGCCGACTTCGATGCGGGGCCTCGCCGACGTACTGGCCGGGCATGACCTGATCTTGGTCATCGGTGCACCGGTCTTCCGGTACCACCACTACCAGCCCGGCCCGATCCTGCCGGACGGGACGTCGCTGATCCAGCTGACCTCGGACCCGGGCGAAGCCGCGCGAGCCTGGGCCGGTGACGCGTACGTCTGCGACATCCCCAGCGCCTTGGCCGGACTGATCGAACGACTCCCCGAGACCGGTGCGGCATCAGTCCCCCGGCGAACGTCCGGGCCTCGGCAGGACGAAGACAACTGGCCGGTCGCCCCGGCGCGCGTGTTCGACACGCTCAACTCGGTCGTTCCCGATTCGACGATCTACGTGACCGAGTCGACGTCGACGACGGACGCGTTCTGGGACACGATCAACCTCGCCGATCAGGGCAGTTACTACTTCGCGGCCGCGGGTGGTCTGGGCTTCGGCATGCCCGGGGCCTTGGGCGTGAAACTGGCGTCCCCGGACCGGAAGGTCGTCGCCCTGATCGGGGACGGCGCCGCCAACTTCAGCATTCCGGCGCTGTGGACCGCCGCCCGGTACGGCATCGACGTTACGTACTTGATCCTGCAGAACGAAACGTACGGCGCGCTCCGGCCGTTCGCCGCCTCGATGGGCATCACCGCCGTACCCGGGCTCGACATCTCCGGCATCGACTTCTGCTCGATCGCAGCCGGGTACGGCGTACCGGCCGAACGCGTCGGGAGCGGACGTGAGCTCGCGGGAGTACTCAAGCAGGCAATGGATTCACCCGGTCCGCGGGTGATCGTCGTTCCGACATCGCTCGACCAGCGAAGGTGGTGA
- a CDS encoding VOC family protein — MAIVELGHTGVWVRDLVAMRDFYERVLGLTVTDQDDELGIVFFSSRPEEEHHEFVIQLGRTAAPDVKLTHQISWRVDSLASLRSLHQRLLAEEAPIQQVVTHGNAYGIYFFDPEGNRNELYWHTGVEVAQPFRRSIDLTRTPEEIAAEAEQLLTDGSTAYQPVE; from the coding sequence ATGGCGATCGTCGAGCTGGGACATACCGGCGTCTGGGTACGGGACCTGGTCGCGATGCGGGACTTCTACGAGCGGGTGCTCGGGCTGACCGTGACCGATCAGGACGACGAGCTGGGGATCGTGTTCTTCTCGTCCAGGCCGGAGGAAGAGCATCACGAGTTCGTGATCCAGCTGGGCCGCACCGCGGCGCCGGACGTCAAGCTGACCCACCAGATCTCGTGGCGGGTCGACTCACTGGCGTCGCTGCGCTCGCTTCATCAGCGCCTGCTCGCGGAAGAGGCCCCGATCCAGCAGGTGGTGACGCACGGGAACGCGTACGGCATCTACTTCTTCGATCCGGAAGGCAACCGGAACGAGCTGTACTGGCACACCGGGGTCGAGGTGGCGCAGCCGTTCCGGCGGTCGATCGACCTGACCCGGACGCCCGAGGAGATCGCCGCCGAGGCGGAGCAGCTGCTGACCGACGGCTCGACCGCCTACCAGCCGGTCGAGTAG
- a CDS encoding fumarylacetoacetate hydrolase family protein has product MRLATIETNGRTRAARLEPAGQAVPLPFDDLGALLAAPDWRTHAAAAGPLLNATEFQVTTLVPRPGKIICLGLNYRSHIDEMGRDRPKYPTLFAKFSESLIGPSDDIVLPRVSTEIDWEAELAIVIGSACRHAAEADALDAVAGYTVLNDITVRDWQHRTREFLAGKTFEATTPVGPVLVTPDELPVNALGLTIECKVDGVTMQKASTADLLFEPAAIVSYVSTILTLRPGDIIATGTPGGVGAGRTPKVFLTDGQTVETSIEGIGSISNRCRLEPAE; this is encoded by the coding sequence ATGAGGCTGGCGACCATCGAGACGAACGGCCGGACCAGGGCCGCCCGGCTGGAACCGGCCGGGCAGGCCGTTCCGCTGCCCTTCGACGATCTGGGTGCCTTGCTGGCCGCGCCGGACTGGCGTACGCACGCCGCCGCCGCGGGTCCGTTGCTGAACGCAACGGAGTTCCAGGTGACGACGCTGGTGCCGAGGCCGGGGAAGATCATCTGCCTCGGGCTGAACTACCGCAGCCACATCGACGAGATGGGCCGGGACCGGCCGAAGTACCCCACCTTGTTCGCGAAGTTCAGCGAGTCCCTGATCGGCCCGTCCGACGACATCGTGCTGCCCCGGGTCAGTACCGAGATCGACTGGGAGGCCGAGCTCGCGATCGTGATCGGCTCCGCCTGCCGGCATGCCGCCGAAGCAGACGCGCTGGACGCCGTCGCCGGGTACACGGTGCTGAACGACATCACCGTGCGGGACTGGCAGCACCGGACTCGTGAGTTCCTGGCCGGCAAGACGTTCGAGGCGACCACACCGGTCGGACCGGTCCTGGTGACTCCCGACGAGCTCCCGGTGAACGCGCTGGGCCTGACCATCGAGTGCAAGGTCGACGGAGTCACCATGCAGAAGGCGTCGACGGCGGACCTGCTGTTCGAACCCGCCGCCATCGTCAGCTATGTCAGCACGATCCTGACCCTTCGCCCCGGTGACATCATCGCTACCGGGACACCGGGTGGCGTCGGCGCCGGACGTACACCGAAGGTCTTCCTGACCGACGGTCAGACTGTCGAGACCAGCATCGAGGGGATCGGATCGATCTCCAACCGGTGCCGGCTCGAGCCGGCCGAGTAG
- a CDS encoding NAD(P)/FAD-dependent oxidoreductase codes for MSSQPRVTVVGAGVIGLSVAHYLALDGCEVTVLDQGPVGMGCSFGNGGWIVPKTTAPLPAPGIVGYTLKSLGRPASPVYLKPQLDPGFVQWLWGFWRAGGRSTFEAGRNALVQLGGESVELFHQLHERNPFAIRSGESLRVFRDATGAAKAADELSFLAALSIKADYSVLDGAEARSAEPILSGKVASALLMRGDLLVDPKSVCDALGREILANGGTIREHEQAVAFQVDGQRVTAVATQQDVYAADHVVIAAGSWSAFLTRLLGVRLPLQAGKGYSFTVGLEPRPTRVIDIADAKTGIAPHEDSTRVVGTMELSGLNSRIDRRRIRAMVLAASPYVVNWPAGDLDQSITDEWVGLRPMLPSGLPVIDQLAPYGNVFVSTGHAMMGVSLGLASGLELARYLTSGSQPASLKPFSLQHLGRSARFSKPGLTQSWTAELRDSLTGAQLR; via the coding sequence ATTTCCAGCCAACCCAGAGTCACTGTCGTCGGTGCTGGTGTCATCGGCCTGTCAGTGGCGCACTATCTGGCCCTCGACGGATGCGAAGTCACCGTCCTCGACCAAGGCCCGGTCGGCATGGGGTGCTCGTTCGGCAACGGCGGGTGGATCGTGCCGAAGACGACCGCGCCGCTGCCCGCGCCCGGCATCGTTGGGTACACCCTCAAGTCGTTGGGCCGGCCGGCATCGCCGGTGTACCTGAAGCCCCAGCTCGATCCGGGCTTCGTGCAATGGCTGTGGGGCTTCTGGCGCGCCGGCGGCCGGTCGACGTTCGAGGCCGGCCGCAACGCCCTGGTTCAGCTCGGCGGGGAGAGCGTCGAGCTTTTCCACCAGTTGCACGAGCGCAATCCGTTCGCGATCCGGTCCGGGGAAAGCCTGCGCGTCTTCCGCGACGCGACCGGCGCGGCCAAGGCCGCTGACGAGCTCAGCTTCCTCGCCGCGCTGTCGATCAAGGCCGACTACTCGGTCCTCGACGGTGCCGAAGCCCGGTCGGCCGAGCCGATCCTGTCCGGGAAGGTCGCGAGCGCACTGCTGATGCGGGGCGACCTGCTGGTCGATCCGAAGTCGGTCTGCGACGCGCTCGGCCGGGAGATCCTCGCCAACGGTGGCACGATCCGCGAGCACGAGCAGGCGGTCGCGTTCCAGGTCGATGGTCAGCGGGTGACCGCGGTCGCTACCCAGCAGGACGTGTACGCGGCGGATCACGTCGTCATCGCCGCCGGCTCCTGGTCGGCCTTCCTGACCCGGCTGCTCGGTGTTCGACTGCCGTTACAGGCAGGCAAGGGGTACAGCTTCACCGTCGGCCTGGAGCCGCGACCGACCCGCGTCATCGACATCGCCGACGCGAAAACCGGGATCGCACCGCACGAGGACTCCACCCGCGTTGTCGGCACGATGGAACTGAGTGGCCTGAACTCGCGCATCGACCGCCGGCGGATCCGCGCGATGGTACTCGCCGCGTCGCCCTACGTGGTGAACTGGCCGGCCGGCGACCTCGACCAGAGCATCACCGACGAGTGGGTCGGGCTCCGGCCGATGCTGCCGTCCGGGTTGCCGGTGATCGATCAGCTCGCTCCGTACGGCAATGTCTTCGTCTCGACCGGTCACGCCATGATGGGCGTCTCGCTCGGCCTGGCAAGTGGGTTGGAGCTGGCCAGATATCTCACCAGCGGCTCGCAGCCGGCCAGTCTGAAGCCGTTCTCGTTGCAGCACCTCGGCCGATCGGCGCGCTTCTCGAAGCCTGGCCTGACGCAGTCGTGGACCGCTGAGCTCCGGGACAGCCTCACCGGCGCCCAGTTACGATGA